In a genomic window of Suricata suricatta isolate VVHF042 chromosome 12, meerkat_22Aug2017_6uvM2_HiC, whole genome shotgun sequence:
- the BRPF1 gene encoding peregrin isoform X3, producing MGVDFDVKTFCHNLRATKPPYECPVETCRKVYKSYSGIEYHLYHYDHDNPPPPQQTPLRKHKKKGRQSRPANKQSPSPSEVSQSPGREVMSYAQAQRMVEVDLHGRVHRISIFDNLDVVSEDEEAPEEAPENGSNKENTETPAATPKSGKHKNKEKRKDSNHHHHHNASVSTTPKLPEVVYRELDQDTPDAPPRPTSYYRYIEKSAEELDEEVEYDMDEEDYIWLDIMNERRKTEGVSPIPQEIFEYLMDRLEKESYFESHNKGDPNALVDEDAVCCICNDGECQNSNVILFCDMCNLAVHQECYGVPYIPEGQWLCRRCLQSPSRAVDCALCPNKGGAFKQTDDGRWAHVVCALWIPEVCFANTVFLEPIDSIEHIPPARWKLTCYICKQRGSGACIQCHKANCYTAFHVTCAQQAGLYMKMEPVRETGANGTSFSVRKTAYCDIHTPPGSARRLPALSHSEGEEEEEEEEDEGKSWSSEKVKKAKAKSRIKMKKARKILAEKRAAAPVVSVPCIPPHRLSKITNRLTIQRKSQFMQRLHSYWTLKRQSRNGVPLLRRLQTHLQSQRNCDQVGRDSEDKNWALKEQLKSWQRLRHDLERARLLVELIRKREKLKRETIKVQQIAMEMQLTPFLILLRKTLEQLQEKDTGNIFSEPVPLSEVPDYLDHIKKPMDFFTMKQNLEAYRYLNFDDFEEDFNLIVSNCLKYNAKDTIFYRAAVRLREQGGAVLRQARRQAEKMGIDFETGMHIPHSLAGDEAPQHTEDAAEEERLILLENQKHLPVEEQLKLLLERLDEVNASKQSVSRSRRAKMIKKEMTALRRKLAHQRETGRDGPERHGPSSRGSLTPHPAACDKDGQTDSAAEESSSQETTKGLGPNMSSTPAHEVGRRTSVLFSKKNPKTAGPPKRPGRPPKNRESQMTPSHGGSPVGPPQLPIMGSLRQRKRGRSPRPSSSSDSDSDKSTEDPPMDLPANGFSGGNQPVKKSFLVYRNDCSLPRSSSDSESSSSSSSSAASDRTSTTPSKQGRGKPSFSRGTFPEDSSEDTSGTENEAYSVGTGRGVGHSSKYPHPRPGMPGAQCQGLASPLAADLPPLSHSCEVVRKSLGRGAGWLSEDEDSPLDALDLVWAKCRGYPSYPALIIDPKMPREGMFHHGVPIPVPPLEVLKLGEQMTQEAREHLYLVLFFDNKRTWQWLPRTKLVPLGVNQDLDKEKMLEGRKSNIRKSVQIAYHRALQHRSKVQGEQSSETSDSD from the exons ATGGGGGTGGACTTTGATGTGAAGACTTTCTGCCACAACTTGCGGGCAACTAAGCCACCATATGAGTGCCCCGTGGAGACCTGCCGCAAGGTCTACAAGAGTTACAGTGGTATTGAGTACCACCTGTATCACTATGACCACGACAACCCACCGCCCCCACAGCAGACTCCACTCCGCAAGCACAAAAAGAAGGGGCGCCAATCACGCCCAGCCAACAAGCAGTCGCCCAGCCCCTCAGAGGTATCCCAGTCACCGGGCCGTGAGGTGATGAGCTACGCGCAGGCCCAGCGCATGGTGGAGGTGGACCTGCACGGCCGAGTCCACCGCATCAGCATCTTTGACAACCTGGATGTGGTGTCAGAGGATGAGGAGGCTCCTGAGGAGGCTCCTGAGAATGGCAGCAACAAGGAGAACACCGAGACGCCAGCTGCTACTCCCAAGTCAGGCAAGCATAAGAACAAGGAGAAGCGCAAGGACtccaaccatcaccaccaccataaTGCTTCCGTGAGCACCACTCCCAAGCTGCCAGAGGTAGTATACCGGGAGTTGGACCAAGACACCCCTGATGCCCCGCCCCGGCCAACTTCCTACTACCG GTACATTGAGAAGTCGGCAGAGGAGCTGGACGAGGAGGTAGAGTATGACATGGACGAGGAGGACTACATCTGGCTGGATATCATGAATGAGCGGCGGAAGACAGAGGGTGTGAGTCCCATCCCCCAGGAGATCTTTGAGTACCTAATGGACCGGCTGGAGAAGGAGTCCTACTTTGAAAGCCACAATAAAGGTGACCCCAATGCACTAGTGGATGAGGATGCTGTGTGCTGTATCTGCAATGATGGTGAGTGCCAGAACAGCAATGTCATCCTGTTCTGTGACATGTGCAACCTGGCTGTGCACCAAGAGTGCTACGGTGTTCCCTACATCCCTGAGGGCCAGTGGCTGTGCCGCCGCTGCCTACAGTCACCCTCCCGCGCTGTGGACTGTGCCCTGTGCCCCAACAAGGGTGGTGCCTTCAAGCAGACAGATGACGGGCGTTGGGCCCATGTGGTGTGTGCCCTGTGGATCCCTGAAGTCTGCTTTGCCAACACAGTCTTCCTGGAGCCTATCGACAGCATCGAGCACATCCCACCAGCTCGCTGGAAGCTGACCTGCTATATTTGCAAACAGCGGGGCTCAGGGGCCTGCATTCAGTGCCACAAGGCCAACTGCTACACAGCCTTCCATGTGACATGTGCCCAGCAGGCTGGCCTTTACATGAAGATGGAGCCTGTGCGAGAGACGGGTGCCAATGGCACCTCTTTCAGCGTCCGCAAGACGGCCTACTGTGACATCCACACCCCACCAGGTTCAGCACGCCGCTTGCCTGCCCTGTCCCACagtgagggtgaggaggaggaggaggaggaggaggatgagggtAAGAGTTGGAGCTCAGAGAAGGTCAAGAAGGCCAAGGCCAAGTCCCGGATCAAGATGAAGAAGGCACGGAAGATCCTGGCAGAGAAGCGGGCCGCAGCACCTGTAGTGTCGGTGCCCTGCATCCCACCACACAG GCTCAGTAAAATCACCAACCGCCTGACCATCCAAAGGAAGAGCCAGTTCATGCAGAGGCTACACAGCTACTGGACGCTGAAACGGCAGTCACGGAATGGAGTCCCACTGCTGCGTCGCCTGCAGACACATCTGCAGTCTCAGAGGAATTGTGACCAAGTCGGG AGAGATTCTGAGGATAAGAACTGGGCCCTCAAAGAACAGCTCAAGTCCTGGCAGCGGCTCCGGCACGACCTGGAGCGAGCTCGGCTGCTGGTGGAGCTGATCCGCAAGCGGGAGAAACTCAAAAGGGAGACG ATCAAGGTCCAGCAGATCGCCATGGAGATGCAGCTGACCCCTTTCCTCATCCTCCTTCGCAAAACCTTGGAGCAGCTCCAAGAAAAGGACACAGGCAACATCTTCAGCGAGCCGGTCCCTCTGTCTGAG GTACCTGACTACCTAGACCACATCAAAAAGCCCATGGACTTTTTCACCATGAAGCAGAACTTGGAGGCTTACCGCTACCTGAACTTTGATGATTTTGAGGAGGACTTCAACCTTATCGTCAGCAACTGCCTCAAGTATAACGCCAAGGACACCATCTTCTACCGGGCAGCAGTGCGGCTCCGAGAACAGGGTGGTGCTGTGCTCCGCCAGGCCCGGCGCCAGGCAGAAAAAATGGGCATTGACTTTGAGACGGGCATGCATATCCCCCACAGCCTGGCTGGAGATGAGGCCCCACAACACACTGAAGATG CAGCAGAGGAAGAGCGGCTGATTCTGCTGGAGAACCAGAAGCACCTGCCAGTGGAAGAGCAGCTGAAGTTGTTGCTGGAGCGGCTGGATGAGGTGAATGCCAGCAAGCAGAGTGTGAGCCGTTCGCGGCGTGCAAAGATGATCAAGAAAGAGATGACGGCACTGCGGCGGAAGCTTGCCCACCAGCGGGAAACTGGAAGGGATGGGCCTGAGCGCCATGGCCCCTCCAGCCGGGGCAGCCTGACACCCCACCCGGCAGCATGTGACAAGGACGGGCAGACGGACAGTGCCGCCGAAGAGAGCAGCAGCCAGGAGACAACCAAAG gCCTGGGTCCCAACATGTCCTCAACCCCCGCACATGAGGTGGGCAGGAGAACCTCAGTTCTGTTCTCCAAAAAGAACCCGAAGACAGCTGGACCGCCCAAGAGGCCGGGCCGGCCCCCCAAAAACCGGGAGAGCCAGATGACCCCCAGCCACGGAGGCAGTCCTGTGGGGCCCCCCCAGCTCCCCATCATGGGCTCCCTACGTCAGCGCAAGCGGGGTAGGAGCCCCCGGCCCAGTTCGAGCTCAGACAGCGACAGTGATAAATCCACAGAAGACCCCCCAATGG ACTTACCAGCTAATGGCTTCAGCGGTGGAAATCAGCCAGTGAAGAAGAGTTTCTTGGTATATCGTAATGACTGCAGCCTTCCCCGGAGCAGCTCTGACTCTGAGTctagcagcagtagcagcagcagcgcTGCCTCAGACCGAACCAG CACAACGCCCTCAAAACAAGGCCGGGGCAAGCCCTCCTTCTCTCGGGGCACGTTCCCAGAAGACAGTAGTGAAGATACCTCAGGCACTGAGAATGAGGCCTACTCCGTGGGCACTGGCCGCGGCGTGGGCCACAGCAGTAAGTACCCTCACCCAAGGCCAGGGATGCCGGGGGCCCAGTGTCAGGGCCTTGCCAGCCCCCTGGCTGCTGatctgccccctctctcccatTCCTGTGAAGTGGTGAGGAAGAGTCTGGGACGAGGAGCTGGCTGGCTGTCAGAGGATGAGGACTCTCCCCTGGATGCTCTGGACCTGGTGTGGGCCAAATGCCGAGGGTATCCATCATACCCAGCTCTG ATAATTGATCCAAAGATGCCCCGGGAAGGTATGTTCCATCATGGGGTTCCCATCCCTGTGCCCCCTCTGGAGGTGCTGAAACTTGGGGAACAGATGACCCAGGAAGCCCGAGAGCATCTCTACCTCGTCCTCTTCTTTGACAACAAGCGAACCTG GCAGTGGCTGCCGAGGACTAAGCTGGTTCCTCTGGGCGTGAACCAGGACCTCGACAAGGAAAAGATGCTGGAGGGCCGCAAATCCAACATTCGCAAATCAGTGCAGATTGCCTACCACAGGGCTCTGCAGCACCGCAGCAAGGTGCAGGGCGAGCAGAGCAGCGAGACCAGTGATAGTGACTGA
- the BRPF1 gene encoding peregrin isoform X5 translates to MGVDFDVKTFCHNLRATKPPYECPVETCRKVYKSYSGIEYHLYHYDHDNPPPPQQTPLRKHKKKGRQSRPANKQSPSPSEVSQSPGREVMSYAQAQRMVEVDLHGRVHRISIFDNLDVVSEDEEAPEEAPENGSNKENTETPAATPKSGKHKNKEKRKDSNHHHHHNASVSTTPKLPEVVYRELDQDTPDAPPRPTSYYRYIEKSAEELDEEVEYDMDEEDYIWLDIMNERRKTEGVSPIPQEIFEYLMDRLEKESYFESHNKGDPNALVDEDAVCCICNDGECQNSNVILFCDMCNLAVHQECYGVPYIPEGQWLCRRCLQSPSRAVDCALCPNKGGAFKQTDDGRWAHVVCALWIPEVCFANTVFLEPIDSIEHIPPARWKLTCYICKQRGSGACIQCHKANCYTAFHVTCAQQAGLYMKMEPVRETGANGTSFSVRKTAYCDIHTPPGSARRLPALSHSEGEEEEEEEEDEGKSWSSEKVKKAKAKSRIKMKKARKILAEKRAAAPVVSVPCIPPHRLSKITNRLTIQRKSQFMQRLHSYWTLKRQSRNGVPLLRRLQTHLQSQRNCDQVGRDSEDKNWALKEQLKSWQRLRHDLERARLLVELIRKREKLKRETIKVQQIAMEMQLTPFLILLRKTLEQLQEKDTGNIFSEPVPLSEVTELDEVPDYLDHIKKPMDFFTMKQNLEAYRYLNFDDFEEDFNLIVSNCLKYNAKDTIFYRAAVRLREQGGAVLRQARRQAEKMGIDFETGMHIPHSLAGDEAPQHTEDAAEEERLILLENQKHLPVEEQLKLLLERLDEVNASKQSVSRSRRAKMIKKEMTALRRKLAHQRETGRDGPERHGPSSRGSLTPHPAACDKDGQTDSAAEESSSQETTKGLGPNMSSTPAHEVGRRTSVLFSKKNPKTAGPPKRPGRPPKNRESQMTPSHGGSPVGPPQLPIMGSLRQRKRGRSPRPSSSSDSDSDKSTEDPPMDLPANGFSGGNQPVKKSFLVYRNDCSLPRSSSDSESSSSSSSSAASDRTSTTPSKQGRGKPSFSRGTFPEDSSEDTSGTENEAYSVGTGRGVGHSMVRKSLGRGAGWLSEDEDSPLDALDLVWAKCRGYPSYPALIIDPKMPREGMFHHGVPIPVPPLEVLKLGEQMTQEAREHLYLVLFFDNKRTWQWLPRTKLVPLGVNQDLDKEKMLEGRKSNIRKSVQIAYHRALQHRSKVQGEQSSETSDSD, encoded by the exons ATGGGGGTGGACTTTGATGTGAAGACTTTCTGCCACAACTTGCGGGCAACTAAGCCACCATATGAGTGCCCCGTGGAGACCTGCCGCAAGGTCTACAAGAGTTACAGTGGTATTGAGTACCACCTGTATCACTATGACCACGACAACCCACCGCCCCCACAGCAGACTCCACTCCGCAAGCACAAAAAGAAGGGGCGCCAATCACGCCCAGCCAACAAGCAGTCGCCCAGCCCCTCAGAGGTATCCCAGTCACCGGGCCGTGAGGTGATGAGCTACGCGCAGGCCCAGCGCATGGTGGAGGTGGACCTGCACGGCCGAGTCCACCGCATCAGCATCTTTGACAACCTGGATGTGGTGTCAGAGGATGAGGAGGCTCCTGAGGAGGCTCCTGAGAATGGCAGCAACAAGGAGAACACCGAGACGCCAGCTGCTACTCCCAAGTCAGGCAAGCATAAGAACAAGGAGAAGCGCAAGGACtccaaccatcaccaccaccataaTGCTTCCGTGAGCACCACTCCCAAGCTGCCAGAGGTAGTATACCGGGAGTTGGACCAAGACACCCCTGATGCCCCGCCCCGGCCAACTTCCTACTACCG GTACATTGAGAAGTCGGCAGAGGAGCTGGACGAGGAGGTAGAGTATGACATGGACGAGGAGGACTACATCTGGCTGGATATCATGAATGAGCGGCGGAAGACAGAGGGTGTGAGTCCCATCCCCCAGGAGATCTTTGAGTACCTAATGGACCGGCTGGAGAAGGAGTCCTACTTTGAAAGCCACAATAAAGGTGACCCCAATGCACTAGTGGATGAGGATGCTGTGTGCTGTATCTGCAATGATGGTGAGTGCCAGAACAGCAATGTCATCCTGTTCTGTGACATGTGCAACCTGGCTGTGCACCAAGAGTGCTACGGTGTTCCCTACATCCCTGAGGGCCAGTGGCTGTGCCGCCGCTGCCTACAGTCACCCTCCCGCGCTGTGGACTGTGCCCTGTGCCCCAACAAGGGTGGTGCCTTCAAGCAGACAGATGACGGGCGTTGGGCCCATGTGGTGTGTGCCCTGTGGATCCCTGAAGTCTGCTTTGCCAACACAGTCTTCCTGGAGCCTATCGACAGCATCGAGCACATCCCACCAGCTCGCTGGAAGCTGACCTGCTATATTTGCAAACAGCGGGGCTCAGGGGCCTGCATTCAGTGCCACAAGGCCAACTGCTACACAGCCTTCCATGTGACATGTGCCCAGCAGGCTGGCCTTTACATGAAGATGGAGCCTGTGCGAGAGACGGGTGCCAATGGCACCTCTTTCAGCGTCCGCAAGACGGCCTACTGTGACATCCACACCCCACCAGGTTCAGCACGCCGCTTGCCTGCCCTGTCCCACagtgagggtgaggaggaggaggaggaggaggaggatgagggtAAGAGTTGGAGCTCAGAGAAGGTCAAGAAGGCCAAGGCCAAGTCCCGGATCAAGATGAAGAAGGCACGGAAGATCCTGGCAGAGAAGCGGGCCGCAGCACCTGTAGTGTCGGTGCCCTGCATCCCACCACACAG GCTCAGTAAAATCACCAACCGCCTGACCATCCAAAGGAAGAGCCAGTTCATGCAGAGGCTACACAGCTACTGGACGCTGAAACGGCAGTCACGGAATGGAGTCCCACTGCTGCGTCGCCTGCAGACACATCTGCAGTCTCAGAGGAATTGTGACCAAGTCGGG AGAGATTCTGAGGATAAGAACTGGGCCCTCAAAGAACAGCTCAAGTCCTGGCAGCGGCTCCGGCACGACCTGGAGCGAGCTCGGCTGCTGGTGGAGCTGATCCGCAAGCGGGAGAAACTCAAAAGGGAGACG ATCAAGGTCCAGCAGATCGCCATGGAGATGCAGCTGACCCCTTTCCTCATCCTCCTTCGCAAAACCTTGGAGCAGCTCCAAGAAAAGGACACAGGCAACATCTTCAGCGAGCCGGTCCCTCTGTCTGAGGTAACCGAATTGGACGAA GTACCTGACTACCTAGACCACATCAAAAAGCCCATGGACTTTTTCACCATGAAGCAGAACTTGGAGGCTTACCGCTACCTGAACTTTGATGATTTTGAGGAGGACTTCAACCTTATCGTCAGCAACTGCCTCAAGTATAACGCCAAGGACACCATCTTCTACCGGGCAGCAGTGCGGCTCCGAGAACAGGGTGGTGCTGTGCTCCGCCAGGCCCGGCGCCAGGCAGAAAAAATGGGCATTGACTTTGAGACGGGCATGCATATCCCCCACAGCCTGGCTGGAGATGAGGCCCCACAACACACTGAAGATG CAGCAGAGGAAGAGCGGCTGATTCTGCTGGAGAACCAGAAGCACCTGCCAGTGGAAGAGCAGCTGAAGTTGTTGCTGGAGCGGCTGGATGAGGTGAATGCCAGCAAGCAGAGTGTGAGCCGTTCGCGGCGTGCAAAGATGATCAAGAAAGAGATGACGGCACTGCGGCGGAAGCTTGCCCACCAGCGGGAAACTGGAAGGGATGGGCCTGAGCGCCATGGCCCCTCCAGCCGGGGCAGCCTGACACCCCACCCGGCAGCATGTGACAAGGACGGGCAGACGGACAGTGCCGCCGAAGAGAGCAGCAGCCAGGAGACAACCAAAG gCCTGGGTCCCAACATGTCCTCAACCCCCGCACATGAGGTGGGCAGGAGAACCTCAGTTCTGTTCTCCAAAAAGAACCCGAAGACAGCTGGACCGCCCAAGAGGCCGGGCCGGCCCCCCAAAAACCGGGAGAGCCAGATGACCCCCAGCCACGGAGGCAGTCCTGTGGGGCCCCCCCAGCTCCCCATCATGGGCTCCCTACGTCAGCGCAAGCGGGGTAGGAGCCCCCGGCCCAGTTCGAGCTCAGACAGCGACAGTGATAAATCCACAGAAGACCCCCCAATGG ACTTACCAGCTAATGGCTTCAGCGGTGGAAATCAGCCAGTGAAGAAGAGTTTCTTGGTATATCGTAATGACTGCAGCCTTCCCCGGAGCAGCTCTGACTCTGAGTctagcagcagtagcagcagcagcgcTGCCTCAGACCGAACCAG CACAACGCCCTCAAAACAAGGCCGGGGCAAGCCCTCCTTCTCTCGGGGCACGTTCCCAGAAGACAGTAGTGAAGATACCTCAGGCACTGAGAATGAGGCCTACTCCGTGGGCACTGGCCGCGGCGTGGGCCACAGCA TGGTGAGGAAGAGTCTGGGACGAGGAGCTGGCTGGCTGTCAGAGGATGAGGACTCTCCCCTGGATGCTCTGGACCTGGTGTGGGCCAAATGCCGAGGGTATCCATCATACCCAGCTCTG ATAATTGATCCAAAGATGCCCCGGGAAGGTATGTTCCATCATGGGGTTCCCATCCCTGTGCCCCCTCTGGAGGTGCTGAAACTTGGGGAACAGATGACCCAGGAAGCCCGAGAGCATCTCTACCTCGTCCTCTTCTTTGACAACAAGCGAACCTG GCAGTGGCTGCCGAGGACTAAGCTGGTTCCTCTGGGCGTGAACCAGGACCTCGACAAGGAAAAGATGCTGGAGGGCCGCAAATCCAACATTCGCAAATCAGTGCAGATTGCCTACCACAGGGCTCTGCAGCACCGCAGCAAGGTGCAGGGCGAGCAGAGCAGCGAGACCAGTGATAGTGACTGA
- the BRPF1 gene encoding peregrin isoform X7: MGVDFDVKTFCHNLRATKPPYECPVETCRKVYKSYSGIEYHLYHYDHDNPPPPQQTPLRKHKKKGRQSRPANKQSPSPSEVSQSPGREVMSYAQAQRMVEVDLHGRVHRISIFDNLDVVSEDEEAPEEAPENGSNKENTETPAATPKSGKHKNKEKRKDSNHHHHHNASVSTTPKLPEVVYRELDQDTPDAPPRPTSYYRYIEKSAEELDEEVEYDMDEEDYIWLDIMNERRKTEGVSPIPQEIFEYLMDRLEKESYFESHNKGDPNALVDEDAVCCICNDGECQNSNVILFCDMCNLAVHQECYGVPYIPEGQWLCRRCLQSPSRAVDCALCPNKGGAFKQTDDGRWAHVVCALWIPEVCFANTVFLEPIDSIEHIPPARWKLTCYICKQRGSGACIQCHKANCYTAFHVTCAQQAGLYMKMEPVRETGANGTSFSVRKTAYCDIHTPPGSARRLPALSHSEGEEEEEEEEDEGKSWSSEKVKKAKAKSRIKMKKARKILAEKRAAAPVVSVPCIPPHRLSKITNRLTIQRKSQFMQRLHSYWTLKRQSRNGVPLLRRLQTHLQSQRNCDQVGRDSEDKNWALKEQLKSWQRLRHDLERARLLVELIRKREKLKRETIKVQQIAMEMQLTPFLILLRKTLEQLQEKDTGNIFSEPVPLSEVPDYLDHIKKPMDFFTMKQNLEAYRYLNFDDFEEDFNLIVSNCLKYNAKDTIFYRAAVRLREQGGAVLRQARRQAEKMGIDFETGMHIPHSLAGDEAPQHTEDAAEEERLILLENQKHLPVEEQLKLLLERLDEVNASKQSVSRSRRAKMIKKEMTALRRKLAHQRETGRDGPERHGPSSRGSLTPHPAACDKDGQTDSAAEESSSQETTKGLGPNMSSTPAHEVGRRTSVLFSKKNPKTAGPPKRPGRPPKNRESQMTPSHGGSPVGPPQLPIMGSLRQRKRGRSPRPSSSSDSDSDKSTEDPPMDLPANGFSGGNQPVKKSFLVYRNDCSLPRSSSDSESSSSSSSSAASDRTSTTPSKQGRGKPSFSRGTFPEDSSEDTSGTENEAYSVGTGRGVGHSMVRKSLGRGAGWLSEDEDSPLDALDLVWAKCRGYPSYPALIIDPKMPREGMFHHGVPIPVPPLEVLKLGEQMTQEAREHLYLVLFFDNKRTWQWLPRTKLVPLGVNQDLDKEKMLEGRKSNIRKSVQIAYHRALQHRSKVQGEQSSETSDSD, from the exons ATGGGGGTGGACTTTGATGTGAAGACTTTCTGCCACAACTTGCGGGCAACTAAGCCACCATATGAGTGCCCCGTGGAGACCTGCCGCAAGGTCTACAAGAGTTACAGTGGTATTGAGTACCACCTGTATCACTATGACCACGACAACCCACCGCCCCCACAGCAGACTCCACTCCGCAAGCACAAAAAGAAGGGGCGCCAATCACGCCCAGCCAACAAGCAGTCGCCCAGCCCCTCAGAGGTATCCCAGTCACCGGGCCGTGAGGTGATGAGCTACGCGCAGGCCCAGCGCATGGTGGAGGTGGACCTGCACGGCCGAGTCCACCGCATCAGCATCTTTGACAACCTGGATGTGGTGTCAGAGGATGAGGAGGCTCCTGAGGAGGCTCCTGAGAATGGCAGCAACAAGGAGAACACCGAGACGCCAGCTGCTACTCCCAAGTCAGGCAAGCATAAGAACAAGGAGAAGCGCAAGGACtccaaccatcaccaccaccataaTGCTTCCGTGAGCACCACTCCCAAGCTGCCAGAGGTAGTATACCGGGAGTTGGACCAAGACACCCCTGATGCCCCGCCCCGGCCAACTTCCTACTACCG GTACATTGAGAAGTCGGCAGAGGAGCTGGACGAGGAGGTAGAGTATGACATGGACGAGGAGGACTACATCTGGCTGGATATCATGAATGAGCGGCGGAAGACAGAGGGTGTGAGTCCCATCCCCCAGGAGATCTTTGAGTACCTAATGGACCGGCTGGAGAAGGAGTCCTACTTTGAAAGCCACAATAAAGGTGACCCCAATGCACTAGTGGATGAGGATGCTGTGTGCTGTATCTGCAATGATGGTGAGTGCCAGAACAGCAATGTCATCCTGTTCTGTGACATGTGCAACCTGGCTGTGCACCAAGAGTGCTACGGTGTTCCCTACATCCCTGAGGGCCAGTGGCTGTGCCGCCGCTGCCTACAGTCACCCTCCCGCGCTGTGGACTGTGCCCTGTGCCCCAACAAGGGTGGTGCCTTCAAGCAGACAGATGACGGGCGTTGGGCCCATGTGGTGTGTGCCCTGTGGATCCCTGAAGTCTGCTTTGCCAACACAGTCTTCCTGGAGCCTATCGACAGCATCGAGCACATCCCACCAGCTCGCTGGAAGCTGACCTGCTATATTTGCAAACAGCGGGGCTCAGGGGCCTGCATTCAGTGCCACAAGGCCAACTGCTACACAGCCTTCCATGTGACATGTGCCCAGCAGGCTGGCCTTTACATGAAGATGGAGCCTGTGCGAGAGACGGGTGCCAATGGCACCTCTTTCAGCGTCCGCAAGACGGCCTACTGTGACATCCACACCCCACCAGGTTCAGCACGCCGCTTGCCTGCCCTGTCCCACagtgagggtgaggaggaggaggaggaggaggaggatgagggtAAGAGTTGGAGCTCAGAGAAGGTCAAGAAGGCCAAGGCCAAGTCCCGGATCAAGATGAAGAAGGCACGGAAGATCCTGGCAGAGAAGCGGGCCGCAGCACCTGTAGTGTCGGTGCCCTGCATCCCACCACACAG GCTCAGTAAAATCACCAACCGCCTGACCATCCAAAGGAAGAGCCAGTTCATGCAGAGGCTACACAGCTACTGGACGCTGAAACGGCAGTCACGGAATGGAGTCCCACTGCTGCGTCGCCTGCAGACACATCTGCAGTCTCAGAGGAATTGTGACCAAGTCGGG AGAGATTCTGAGGATAAGAACTGGGCCCTCAAAGAACAGCTCAAGTCCTGGCAGCGGCTCCGGCACGACCTGGAGCGAGCTCGGCTGCTGGTGGAGCTGATCCGCAAGCGGGAGAAACTCAAAAGGGAGACG ATCAAGGTCCAGCAGATCGCCATGGAGATGCAGCTGACCCCTTTCCTCATCCTCCTTCGCAAAACCTTGGAGCAGCTCCAAGAAAAGGACACAGGCAACATCTTCAGCGAGCCGGTCCCTCTGTCTGAG GTACCTGACTACCTAGACCACATCAAAAAGCCCATGGACTTTTTCACCATGAAGCAGAACTTGGAGGCTTACCGCTACCTGAACTTTGATGATTTTGAGGAGGACTTCAACCTTATCGTCAGCAACTGCCTCAAGTATAACGCCAAGGACACCATCTTCTACCGGGCAGCAGTGCGGCTCCGAGAACAGGGTGGTGCTGTGCTCCGCCAGGCCCGGCGCCAGGCAGAAAAAATGGGCATTGACTTTGAGACGGGCATGCATATCCCCCACAGCCTGGCTGGAGATGAGGCCCCACAACACACTGAAGATG CAGCAGAGGAAGAGCGGCTGATTCTGCTGGAGAACCAGAAGCACCTGCCAGTGGAAGAGCAGCTGAAGTTGTTGCTGGAGCGGCTGGATGAGGTGAATGCCAGCAAGCAGAGTGTGAGCCGTTCGCGGCGTGCAAAGATGATCAAGAAAGAGATGACGGCACTGCGGCGGAAGCTTGCCCACCAGCGGGAAACTGGAAGGGATGGGCCTGAGCGCCATGGCCCCTCCAGCCGGGGCAGCCTGACACCCCACCCGGCAGCATGTGACAAGGACGGGCAGACGGACAGTGCCGCCGAAGAGAGCAGCAGCCAGGAGACAACCAAAG gCCTGGGTCCCAACATGTCCTCAACCCCCGCACATGAGGTGGGCAGGAGAACCTCAGTTCTGTTCTCCAAAAAGAACCCGAAGACAGCTGGACCGCCCAAGAGGCCGGGCCGGCCCCCCAAAAACCGGGAGAGCCAGATGACCCCCAGCCACGGAGGCAGTCCTGTGGGGCCCCCCCAGCTCCCCATCATGGGCTCCCTACGTCAGCGCAAGCGGGGTAGGAGCCCCCGGCCCAGTTCGAGCTCAGACAGCGACAGTGATAAATCCACAGAAGACCCCCCAATGG ACTTACCAGCTAATGGCTTCAGCGGTGGAAATCAGCCAGTGAAGAAGAGTTTCTTGGTATATCGTAATGACTGCAGCCTTCCCCGGAGCAGCTCTGACTCTGAGTctagcagcagtagcagcagcagcgcTGCCTCAGACCGAACCAG CACAACGCCCTCAAAACAAGGCCGGGGCAAGCCCTCCTTCTCTCGGGGCACGTTCCCAGAAGACAGTAGTGAAGATACCTCAGGCACTGAGAATGAGGCCTACTCCGTGGGCACTGGCCGCGGCGTGGGCCACAGCA TGGTGAGGAAGAGTCTGGGACGAGGAGCTGGCTGGCTGTCAGAGGATGAGGACTCTCCCCTGGATGCTCTGGACCTGGTGTGGGCCAAATGCCGAGGGTATCCATCATACCCAGCTCTG ATAATTGATCCAAAGATGCCCCGGGAAGGTATGTTCCATCATGGGGTTCCCATCCCTGTGCCCCCTCTGGAGGTGCTGAAACTTGGGGAACAGATGACCCAGGAAGCCCGAGAGCATCTCTACCTCGTCCTCTTCTTTGACAACAAGCGAACCTG GCAGTGGCTGCCGAGGACTAAGCTGGTTCCTCTGGGCGTGAACCAGGACCTCGACAAGGAAAAGATGCTGGAGGGCCGCAAATCCAACATTCGCAAATCAGTGCAGATTGCCTACCACAGGGCTCTGCAGCACCGCAGCAAGGTGCAGGGCGAGCAGAGCAGCGAGACCAGTGATAGTGACTGA